A genomic window from candidate division WOR-3 bacterium includes:
- a CDS encoding MCE family protein yields MKHIEKSYSWKVTFLAVVSIIIVIAGYAFLSNFTFSKKGYKIRAVFNNVSGLFEGADVQVHGVTRGRVSKITIHDKEVEIEMLLDKDVHLNADARAGIYQTSLISNVKYINITPGTLVVAFDTTKLMPTDPVMIFDIGQLSKAVEDVEMLVSDIKSNFDTSAGELLKQSTVLVVDAQSTVQNLTYLLAELRQTAVQTRSSLAAVSSQLSDKGEKLDKTIGLLDTTLCKMDTALTLLIQIERSIARGEGTLGKLIKEDSLYYDMRRAVGAYEMLAEDIRANPRKYINLEVF; encoded by the coding sequence ATGAAACATATTGAAAAAAGCTATTCGTGGAAAGTGACTTTTCTGGCTGTCGTGAGCATTATTATTGTCATTGCCGGTTACGCCTTTCTCTCAAACTTCACTTTCTCAAAAAAGGGTTACAAAATCAGAGCGGTCTTCAACAACGTCAGCGGATTGTTCGAAGGCGCAGATGTTCAGGTACACGGCGTGACAAGAGGCAGGGTTTCAAAAATTACGATACACGACAAGGAAGTCGAAATCGAGATGCTTCTTGACAAAGACGTTCATCTGAACGCAGACGCCAGAGCCGGGATATACCAGACGTCACTCATATCAAACGTAAAATATATAAACATAACACCCGGAACTCTCGTCGTGGCGTTTGACACGACAAAGCTGATGCCAACCGACCCTGTCATGATATTCGACATCGGACAGCTTTCAAAAGCCGTTGAAGATGTTGAAATGCTTGTTTCGGATATCAAAAGCAATTTCGACACTTCTGCGGGCGAACTGCTAAAACAAAGCACCGTCCTGGTGGTAGACGCTCAGTCGACAGTTCAAAATCTCACCTATCTTCTCGCAGAACTCCGTCAGACTGCCGTCCAGACCCGATCGAGCCTTGCCGCGGTCTCTTCTCAGTTATCGGACAAGGGTGAGAAACTCGACAAGACCATTGGCCTTCTTGACACGACTTTGTGTAAAATGGACACCGCCCTGACGCTATTAATTCAGATAGAGAGATCTATAGCGAGAGGTGAAGGTACCCTCGGCAAACTCATAAAGGAAGATTCGCTGTATTACGACATGAGAAGAGCGGTTGGCGCATACGAAATGCTGGCGGAAGACATCAGAGCGAATCCGAGAAAATACATCAACCTCGAAGTGTTTTAA
- a CDS encoding ABC transporter ATP-binding protein — MISIKNLYKKFENKIVYEDLSIDVENGEKLVIIGQSGVGKSVLLKHMVGLIRPDSGTISIDGVNLERISVPELFRQRKKFGFVFQGGALFDSMSVAENVSLPLKEHSKIPFSEMMDKVSEKLEMVGLKGCEFLETAELSGGMRKRVAIARAIIMEPAYILYDEPTTGLDPILAEHINELIVDLNSRLNITSIVVTHDIESAYTVASRIAMLYKGQIIFSGSTQETKNSDNPYLNQFLLGKSEGPIEIN; from the coding sequence ATGATCTCCATAAAGAATCTCTACAAAAAATTTGAGAACAAGATCGTTTACGAAGACCTGTCAATAGACGTCGAAAACGGCGAAAAGCTCGTCATAATAGGACAATCAGGCGTAGGAAAGAGCGTTTTACTTAAACACATGGTAGGTTTGATAAGGCCCGATTCCGGAACAATATCAATAGACGGAGTCAATCTTGAAAGAATAAGCGTTCCCGAGCTTTTCAGACAGAGAAAGAAGTTCGGTTTCGTGTTTCAGGGAGGAGCCCTTTTCGACTCCATGTCGGTCGCTGAAAACGTTTCACTGCCGCTCAAAGAACATTCAAAAATTCCTTTTTCCGAAATGATGGACAAGGTATCCGAAAAACTCGAAATGGTCGGCTTAAAGGGCTGTGAATTTCTCGAAACAGCTGAGCTTTCAGGCGGAATGAGAAAAAGGGTCGCCATAGCGAGAGCGATTATAATGGAACCGGCTTACATTCTTTACGACGAGCCGACCACAGGGCTCGATCCCATTCTCGCTGAACACATAAACGAACTGATAGTGGATTTAAACTCAAGACTGAACATAACGAGCATAGTCGTAACCCACGACATAGAGTCAGCCTATACTGTGGCTTCGCGGATAGCAATGCTTTACAAGGGCCAGATAATATTTTCCGGATCAACGCAAGAAACTAAAAACTCTGACAACCCGTATCTGAATCAATTTCTGCTCGGTAAAAGTGAAGGTCCGATAGAGATAAACTGA
- a CDS encoding ABC transporter permease, which yields MNKIIKKIIDRFYYLIRNRVRGILILINSIFLFIVEMIKSFEKPRILLKLTVEQMYLTGNQSLPIIIVSSAAIGLVTTFQAQFQGRGIIPDIYISTALVKATLEELGPLLTGLMLSGRVGAAMAAELGTMKVTEQIDALSAMAINPFRFLVLPRFFAVVMMTPVLTVISEAASIFAGYLLATLSMGILHETFMKGMKFSFMPIELFGGLIKAVIFGMIISLAGTFTGFHADGGAKGVGQATTKAVVSASVLILIADYLVARLVFR from the coding sequence ATGAATAAAATAATAAAAAAGATAATCGACAGATTTTACTATCTCATAAGAAACAGGGTCAGAGGTATACTAATCCTGATCAATTCAATATTTCTTTTCATAGTAGAAATGATTAAATCTTTCGAGAAACCCCGAATACTTCTAAAACTGACGGTAGAACAGATGTATCTTACCGGCAATCAGTCGCTTCCGATTATAATAGTGTCTTCGGCCGCGATAGGCCTCGTGACGACATTTCAGGCTCAATTTCAAGGAAGGGGAATAATCCCCGACATATATATTTCGACGGCTCTAGTAAAAGCGACACTCGAAGAGCTCGGTCCTCTCCTGACGGGGCTGATGCTTTCAGGAAGAGTCGGAGCGGCAATGGCGGCTGAACTCGGTACCATGAAAGTCACGGAACAGATTGACGCTCTTTCAGCCATGGCAATAAACCCTTTCAGATTCCTGGTTCTGCCAAGATTTTTTGCAGTAGTTATGATGACCCCCGTTTTAACAGTGATTTCCGAGGCTGCATCGATCTTCGCCGGGTATTTGCTGGCCACGCTTTCCATGGGAATATTGCACGAAACTTTCATGAAAGGCATGAAGTTCAGCTTTATGCCGATCGAATTGTTCGGAGGTTTGATCAAAGCCGTGATTTTCGGCATGATAATTTCCCTTGCCGGCACGTTTACAGGTTTTCACGCCGACGGCGGTGCAAAAGGCGTCGGACAAGCGACGACAAAAGCTGTTGTCTCGGCGTCCGTCCTGATTCTGATAGCTGACTATCTTGTCGCAAGGCTTGTGTTCAGATGA
- the dnaB gene encoding replicative DNA helicase, with the protein MATAKRSILPSSPEAEAAVLASCMLNSDSCSLAAERLSVEDFYVPAHKIIYQAIMKIFNDTPNPVVDLVTVGDEVRRMKRLEEIGGIAYLAELEGSLLGTAASNTSEYIKRVKDTSILRRLIDVCQGIVSIATTSDMDSEEQLDNAESLIFRIRQEKKSSDFDEISDVVHEAIKEVDNLYQNKGKISGVETHYPRLDQITRGLQRQEFIVLAARPGMGKTAFALNMATETSTKNKVPILIFSLEMNSLRIVSRMIASLARVDSQRINTGFISHADFDQLTNAASKIASTDIYIDDSSAMSILELKAKARRKAEDLSKRGKKLGLIIIDYLQLIRYTEMRVENRQQEVANISMALKAMAKELDVPVLALSQLSRASEMRTERKPQLSDLRESGAIEQDSDVVMFLHRDYYYTKEEEVKNKAELIIAKNRNGPTDIIKLHWTPEYLRFDPVDSSEDE; encoded by the coding sequence ATGGCGACTGCCAAAAGAAGCATCCTTCCCTCCTCTCCGGAAGCTGAGGCCGCTGTTCTGGCTTCCTGCATGCTGAACTCGGATTCCTGTTCACTCGCCGCGGAAAGGCTTTCCGTTGAAGATTTTTACGTTCCCGCGCATAAAATAATTTATCAGGCAATAATGAAAATATTCAACGACACTCCCAATCCGGTCGTCGATCTCGTCACTGTCGGCGACGAAGTCCGCCGCATGAAAAGACTCGAAGAAATAGGCGGCATTGCATATCTGGCTGAACTCGAAGGCAGCCTTCTCGGCACTGCGGCTTCGAACACTTCGGAATACATTAAAAGGGTCAAGGACACTTCCATCCTGAGAAGACTCATAGATGTCTGTCAGGGAATCGTATCAATCGCGACGACTTCGGACATGGATTCCGAAGAACAGCTTGACAACGCGGAAAGCCTGATATTCAGGATAAGACAGGAAAAAAAATCTTCCGATTTCGACGAGATATCCGACGTCGTTCACGAAGCCATAAAGGAAGTTGACAATCTTTATCAGAACAAGGGAAAAATATCCGGCGTCGAAACTCACTATCCCAGACTCGACCAGATCACGAGAGGTTTGCAGAGACAGGAATTCATAGTACTGGCGGCCAGACCGGGAATGGGAAAGACGGCTTTCGCTTTGAACATGGCGACCGAAACTTCGACAAAAAATAAAGTCCCCATACTCATTTTCAGCCTGGAAATGAACAGTCTGAGAATTGTCAGCAGAATGATAGCGAGCCTTGCCCGTGTCGACAGCCAGAGGATCAACACCGGTTTCATATCTCACGCGGATTTCGACCAGCTAACGAACGCCGCCTCAAAAATTGCGTCCACCGACATATACATCGACGACTCATCGGCCATGTCAATTCTCGAACTTAAAGCAAAAGCGAGAAGGAAAGCCGAAGACCTCAGCAAACGTGGAAAAAAGCTCGGACTCATAATTATTGATTATCTTCAGCTTATAAGATACACGGAAATGAGAGTAGAGAACAGACAGCAGGAAGTCGCCAACATTTCCATGGCGCTGAAAGCAATGGCAAAAGAACTTGACGTCCCGGTACTTGCTTTATCACAGCTCAGCAGAGCGTCTGAAATGAGAACGGAGCGTAAACCCCAGCTATCCGACCTGCGCGAATCGGGAGCCATAGAACAGGACTCAGACGTCGTCATGTTTCTGCACAGAGATTATTACTACACAAAGGAAGAAGAAGTAAAAAACAAGGCCGAACTCATAATAGCAAAAAACAGGAACGGACCTACCGACATCATAAAACTCCACTGGACTCCGGAGTACCTCAGGTTCGATCCGGTCGACTCCTCGGAAGATGAATAA
- a CDS encoding uracil-DNA glycosylase, whose product MQSVNRDQLIALLEELEEEGVEYIENFKTKAYSGGQSEKAAILNNIFEKIKSCKKCTLGETRTNMVFGEGNPDAKVVFVGEAPGREEDLSGRPFVGRAGKLLTDIIEKGMQTCRKDVYICNVLKCRPPENRDPIPDEVEKCLETLISQILAINPRVVCALGRHAASALLNKGQKLSDYRGRIHRFESFPVVVTYHPSALLRNPNLKRPAWEDVKILLRIAQGEDPDEIGTW is encoded by the coding sequence ATGCAATCCGTAAATAGAGACCAGTTAATAGCTTTGTTGGAAGAATTGGAAGAAGAAGGCGTTGAATATATTGAAAACTTCAAAACCAAAGCATACTCCGGCGGGCAATCAGAAAAAGCCGCGATACTGAATAATATTTTCGAAAAAATAAAATCGTGCAAAAAATGCACTCTCGGCGAGACCAGAACCAACATGGTTTTCGGAGAAGGGAATCCTGATGCAAAAGTAGTATTCGTGGGAGAAGCGCCGGGACGTGAAGAAGACCTGAGCGGCAGGCCTTTTGTCGGAAGAGCCGGCAAACTCCTGACTGACATCATAGAAAAAGGTATGCAGACCTGTAGAAAAGACGTTTACATCTGCAATGTTCTTAAATGCAGGCCCCCTGAAAACAGGGATCCCATTCCTGACGAGGTTGAAAAATGTCTGGAAACATTAATCAGCCAAATTCTCGCGATTAACCCGAGAGTTGTTTGCGCCCTCGGAAGGCACGCCGCTTCAGCCCTTTTGAACAAAGGGCAAAAACTCTCCGATTACCGGGGCCGCATTCACAGATTCGAATCTTTTCCCGTAGTCGTCACCTACCATCCGAGCGCTCTGTTGAGAAATCCCAACTTAAAAAGACCTGCGTGGGAAGACGTCAAGATACTCTTGAGGATAGCCCAGGGTGAAGATCCTGACGAAATAGGAACGTGGTGA
- the coaBC gene encoding bifunctional phosphopantothenoylcysteine decarboxylase/phosphopantothenate--cysteine ligase CoaBC has product MSNILIGLTGSISIYKMPSLIRRLRENKHSVRVVMTESALKLMGESVFSAVTGTEVYTDTFKCYGGFPIPHIDLAKWADIFLVAPASADFIAKLAKGSGDDLLSSVALAYKNKIAVAPAMNVNMWTNNIVQSNVNFLREKGFYFIGPESGSLACNDIGTGRLAGESVIIAECEKLLSEGLLEGKRILITAGAASEPIDPVRVVTNLSSGKTGRALAQEAFRQRAGKIDFVCPPQVPLPHGVSYHEAKTSADFKDAVLRLLPECDIFIMSAAISDFRPASFSKNKIKRENKSIAIEFTPTDDILVATSGMRGKIFTVGFALETSDLEENARKKIGTKKLDLVIANSPSSIGADSSDIVIIGSDGSAISSFEKISKNDLAVIVVKCIADAIRK; this is encoded by the coding sequence ATGAGCAACATCCTGATCGGACTGACAGGAAGTATTTCAATCTATAAAATGCCTTCTCTGATAAGAAGACTTAGGGAAAATAAACACTCCGTCAGAGTCGTCATGACTGAATCCGCATTAAAACTGATGGGCGAATCTGTTTTTTCAGCCGTTACGGGCACGGAAGTCTACACCGACACCTTTAAATGTTACGGCGGCTTCCCCATCCCGCACATTGACCTGGCAAAATGGGCGGACATTTTTCTTGTAGCTCCGGCGAGCGCTGATTTTATAGCCAAACTCGCCAAAGGTTCCGGTGACGACCTTCTCTCTTCTGTAGCTCTCGCTTACAAAAATAAAATTGCCGTCGCGCCAGCCATGAACGTCAATATGTGGACGAACAATATCGTCCAGAGCAACGTCAATTTTCTTCGTGAAAAAGGATTTTACTTTATAGGACCTGAATCAGGTTCTCTCGCCTGCAATGACATCGGAACAGGAAGGCTTGCCGGAGAATCGGTTATAATAGCTGAATGCGAAAAACTTCTCTCGGAAGGACTGCTCGAAGGCAAAAGAATTCTCATCACGGCCGGAGCGGCTTCTGAACCAATAGATCCCGTGAGAGTTGTAACAAACCTTTCCAGCGGTAAAACCGGTCGTGCCTTAGCTCAGGAAGCCTTCAGGCAAAGAGCCGGAAAAATTGACTTCGTGTGCCCTCCACAGGTCCCGCTTCCTCACGGAGTTTCGTATCACGAGGCGAAAACATCAGCAGATTTCAAAGACGCCGTCCTCCGGCTGCTTCCGGAATGCGACATTTTTATTATGTCAGCGGCTATAAGCGATTTCCGCCCCGCGTCTTTTTCCAAAAACAAAATAAAAAGAGAAAATAAAAGCATTGCAATCGAATTCACACCAACAGACGATATTCTTGTGGCCACTTCAGGCATGAGAGGAAAAATCTTTACCGTGGGTTTCGCTCTTGAAACTTCGGATCTTGAGGAAAACGCGAGAAAAAAAATCGGAACGAAAAAACTCGACCTTGTAATAGCCAATTCTCCTTCCTCTATAGGAGCAGATTCTTCAGACATAGTGATAATAGGAAGTGACGGATCCGCGATTTCCTCATTTGAGAAAATTTCAAAAAACGATCTGGCCGTAATTGTCGTAAAATGTATAGCAGATGCAATCCGTAAATAG
- the gmk gene encoding guanylate kinase yields the protein MKKKMIIALSGPSGAGKTTICRELKNSTPGVDYIVSFTSRPRRTGEIEGVDYFFVSEEAFKKKIDRNEFLEWAKVHGFFYGTPLEQIEKSRKNDNICLLDLDVQGVASLLKIYPHATTIFILPPSPETLASRLKKRGTETDNEYEKRIENAESELKKIGAYKYVVKNDEVKEALMQIKCIFTAEKCLVDKNSIKEVANWTIKITE from the coding sequence ATGAAAAAGAAAATGATTATTGCCCTTTCAGGCCCTTCAGGAGCCGGAAAAACGACGATTTGCAGAGAGTTGAAAAATTCAACGCCCGGAGTTGACTACATAGTCTCTTTCACGTCAAGACCCAGGAGGACGGGTGAAATAGAAGGCGTAGATTACTTTTTCGTGTCCGAAGAAGCTTTCAAAAAGAAAATTGACCGCAATGAATTTCTAGAGTGGGCTAAGGTTCACGGATTTTTTTACGGAACGCCGCTGGAACAGATTGAAAAATCCCGAAAAAATGATAATATTTGTCTTCTCGATTTAGACGTACAAGGCGTCGCAAGCCTTTTGAAAATATATCCTCACGCGACGACAATATTCATCTTGCCTCCTTCTCCTGAGACTCTCGCCAGCAGACTCAAAAAGAGAGGCACTGAAACCGACAATGAATACGAAAAAAGAATCGAGAATGCGGAATCAGAATTGAAAAAGATAGGCGCATACAAATATGTTGTGAAAAACGACGAAGTAAAAGAGGCTCTGATGCAGATAAAATGCATATTCACCGCCGAAAAATGCCTCGTTGATAAAAACTCAATTAAGGAGGTGGCAAATTGGACAATAAAAATTACAGAATAG
- a CDS encoding YicC family protein, with protein MPSSMTGFANSEEILKDGSSLSVAIKSLNHRYLDVSLNAPREVSNMETEIAGIVAEKMKRGKITITVSIKNPSQINGGFSFDEKMARSTLDEILKLKETLGLKDSVLLEHVLQFNLNIQKEGQNPDEELWKTIKNTIEKTLSDLSEKRIEEGKKLAETISVYLSKIERSKDCIGNIAPSVVIEKKGKLLALLSDSIDSLLSARQDISDKDRIWFRNFVEARILTETAFLADKITINEELDRLNIHLQKFKEILKKDSPVGKQLDFLIQEMQREANTIASKAQKAEISLEVVQIKENLENIREQVQNIE; from the coding sequence TTGCCAAGCAGTATGACAGGTTTTGCAAATTCCGAGGAAATTCTTAAAGACGGCTCGTCTCTCAGCGTCGCCATAAAATCCCTGAATCACAGATACCTCGACGTATCCCTGAATGCTCCGAGAGAAGTATCGAACATGGAAACTGAAATTGCCGGAATTGTCGCCGAAAAAATGAAAAGAGGAAAAATTACAATTACAGTCTCGATAAAAAACCCCTCGCAGATAAACGGAGGATTTTCTTTCGACGAAAAGATGGCCAGATCAACGTTAGATGAAATTTTGAAACTCAAAGAAACCCTCGGACTTAAAGATTCTGTCCTTTTGGAACATGTTCTTCAATTCAACCTAAATATCCAAAAAGAAGGCCAGAATCCCGATGAAGAGTTATGGAAAACAATTAAAAACACAATTGAAAAAACTCTCTCCGATCTATCTGAAAAAAGGATCGAAGAGGGTAAAAAACTTGCTGAAACAATATCCGTATATTTGTCCAAAATAGAGCGATCAAAAGATTGCATCGGCAATATCGCCCCTTCAGTGGTCATTGAAAAAAAGGGGAAACTGCTCGCTCTTCTGTCGGACTCCATAGATTCCTTGCTGTCAGCCAGGCAGGATATATCGGACAAAGACAGGATCTGGTTCCGGAACTTCGTAGAAGCAAGAATTTTGACCGAAACTGCATTTTTAGCCGATAAAATAACTATTAATGAAGAATTGGACCGCTTAAACATTCATTTGCAAAAATTCAAAGAGATTCTGAAAAAAGACTCTCCCGTAGGCAAACAGCTGGACTTTCTTATACAGGAGATGCAAAGAGAAGCCAACACAATTGCTTCCAAGGCTCAGAAAGCAGAAATATCTTTAGAAGTAGTCCAAATCAAAGAAAACCTTGAAAACATAAGAGAACAGGTTCAAAATATAGAATGA
- a CDS encoding D-tyrosyl-tRNA(Tyr) deacylase, whose protein sequence is MLALVQRVKKAGVFSESGKKAFIGKGLIVYLGVKREDTEKHAFSLASRILNARLFDQEDKSFEKSVIETEYSIMVISQFTLYADTKRGRRPDFGKAMKAEDAKKLFDFFFEKIREGVPSAQKGDFGAHMDIEYINDGPVSILYEEV, encoded by the coding sequence ATGCTGGCTTTAGTGCAGAGGGTAAAAAAAGCGGGAGTTTTTTCAGAAAGCGGGAAAAAAGCTTTTATCGGAAAAGGATTGATAGTCTATCTTGGTGTAAAAAGAGAAGACACTGAAAAACATGCTTTTTCGCTCGCTTCGAGAATATTAAACGCAAGGCTTTTTGACCAAGAAGACAAATCTTTTGAAAAAAGCGTAATAGAAACAGAATATTCTATCATGGTGATCTCTCAGTTCACTCTGTACGCTGACACAAAAAGAGGCAGAAGACCCGATTTCGGAAAAGCGATGAAAGCCGAAGACGCCAAAAAACTCTTTGATTTCTTCTTCGAAAAAATCCGGGAAGGAGTACCGTCGGCGCAGAAAGGGGATTTCGGCGCTCACATGGACATCGAATACATAAACGACGGACCAGTTTCAATATTATACGAGGAGGTCTGA